In Vagococcus luciliae, one genomic interval encodes:
- the rpmA gene encoding 50S ribosomal protein L27 — MLKMNLQLFAHKKGGGSTTNGRDSKSKRLGAKRADGQTVSGGSILYRQRGTKIYPGENVGRGGDDTLYAKVDGVVRFERKGREKTQVSVYPVAK, encoded by the coding sequence ATGTTAAAAATGAATTTACAATTATTCGCCCATAAAAAAGGTGGAGGTTCTACTACTAACGGTCGTGACTCAAAATCAAAACGTTTAGGTGCTAAACGTGCTGATGGTCAAACTGTATCAGGTGGATCAATTTTATATCGTCAACGCGGAACAAAAATTTATCCAGGTGAAAACGTTGGTCGTGGTGGAGATGATACATTGTATGCAAAAGTAGACGGTGTGGTTCGTTTCGAACGCAAAGGTCGCGAAAAAACTCAAGTATCAGTTTATCCAGTGGCTAAATAA
- a CDS encoding M24 family metallopeptidase, whose product MMERVEKLRSKMVERGIDSFLITNSYNLRYLTGFTGTTGIALITLDKAYFITDFRYTEQASEQCVGYEIVKNVEPAFNVAADLVNQSKVQNMAFEEQTVSFFQYTVLEELVDVDLIPITGVIETLREVKDIAEIETIRKACQIADAAFEHILTYIKPGMTEIQVANELDFYMRSLGASGVSFDTIVASGLRSAMPHGVASDKVIEVGDFITIDFGCYYNGYVSDMTRTISLGEPSEKLKEIYQIVKEAQQLVLDTAKPGMTGIELDAVARDYIAEKGYGDAFGHSTGHGIGLEIHEGPNVSKLAEKAFVPGNVITNEPGIYLPGVGGVRIEDDMLVTEDGIDRLTHSPKELIIL is encoded by the coding sequence ATGATGGAACGTGTAGAAAAATTACGAAGTAAAATGGTGGAACGTGGAATAGATAGTTTTTTAATTACGAATTCATATAATTTAAGATATTTAACAGGCTTTACAGGAACAACAGGTATTGCATTAATCACATTAGATAAAGCGTATTTTATTACAGATTTCAGATACACTGAACAAGCAAGTGAACAATGTGTAGGATATGAAATTGTTAAAAATGTTGAACCAGCTTTTAATGTTGCTGCAGATTTAGTGAATCAATCTAAAGTTCAAAATATGGCATTTGAAGAACAAACAGTATCGTTTTTCCAATACACTGTGTTAGAAGAATTAGTAGATGTTGATTTAATACCTATAACAGGAGTGATTGAAACCTTACGTGAAGTAAAAGATATCGCTGAGATTGAAACCATTCGTAAGGCTTGTCAAATTGCTGATGCTGCCTTTGAACATATCTTAACTTATATCAAACCTGGAATGACTGAAATACAAGTAGCAAATGAATTAGACTTTTATATGAGAAGTTTAGGAGCAAGTGGTGTGTCATTTGATACAATTGTCGCAAGTGGATTACGTTCAGCTATGCCACATGGTGTTGCAAGTGATAAAGTTATCGAAGTTGGCGATTTTATTACGATTGATTTTGGTTGTTATTATAATGGGTATGTTTCTGATATGACAAGAACGATTTCTTTAGGTGAACCAAGTGAAAAATTGAAAGAAATCTATCAAATTGTTAAAGAAGCACAACAATTGGTTTTGGATACAGCTAAGCCAGGTATGACTGGTATAGAATTAGATGCAGTAGCAAGGGATTATATTGCTGAAAAAGGATATGGTGATGCTTTTGGTCATTCAACAGGACATGGAATTGGTTTAGAAATTCACGAAGGGCCGAATGTCTCTAAATTAGCTGAAAAAGCGTTTGTTCCCGGAAATGTTATTACAAATGAGCCAGGTATTTATCTACCAGGTGTTGGTGGCGTTAGAATTGAAGATGATATGTTAGTCACAGAAGATGGTATTGACCGATTGACACATTCTCCAAAAGAGCTTATTATTTTATAG
- the nusB gene encoding transcription antitermination factor NusB: MMYQEDAAIIDSISYTLSLMDECFELEEEDLVIPTYLEVAVTGIMEKQGILDEVIEKHLKGWKINRLAKADLIILRLAIFEMLYLKDIPNKVSLNEALELAKTYSDDESKRFINGVLSSVLEDIEKETM; encoded by the coding sequence ATGATGTATCAAGAAGATGCTGCGATTATTGATTCAATCAGTTATACACTATCACTAATGGATGAGTGTTTTGAGTTAGAGGAAGAAGATTTAGTAATTCCTACTTATTTAGAAGTGGCTGTAACTGGAATTATGGAAAAACAAGGCATACTTGACGAAGTGATTGAAAAACATTTGAAAGGGTGGAAAATTAATCGTTTAGCTAAAGCTGATTTGATTATTTTACGTCTAGCCATTTTTGAAATGCTGTATTTAAAAGATATACCAAATAAAGTATCGTTAAACGAGGCGCTTGAGTTAGCTAAAACGTATAGTGATGATGAGTCTAAACGTTTTATTAATGGTGTTTTATCATCCGTTTTAGAAGATATTGAAAAAGAAACGATGTAA
- the efp gene encoding elongation factor P, translating into MISVNDLKTGLTIEVDGNIYRVIEFQHVKPGKGAAFVRTKLKNLRNGNTAEKTFRGGEKVAKAQIDNKKMQYLYESGGSYVFMDMDTYEQLELPQEQIAEELNYLLENSECHIMMYGTETIGINLPNTVELEVKETEPGIKGDTSSGGSKPAVMETGLVVQVPFFINAGDRLIINTSDGSYVSRA; encoded by the coding sequence ATGATATCAGTTAATGATTTAAAAACAGGCTTAACAATTGAAGTAGATGGTAATATTTATCGTGTCATTGAATTTCAACATGTTAAACCAGGAAAAGGTGCAGCGTTTGTTCGAACAAAATTAAAAAATTTACGAAATGGAAATACTGCTGAAAAAACATTTCGTGGTGGAGAAAAAGTCGCAAAAGCTCAAATAGATAATAAAAAAATGCAATATCTTTATGAGTCTGGTGGTAGTTATGTGTTTATGGATATGGATACTTATGAGCAGTTAGAGTTACCACAAGAACAAATAGCAGAAGAATTAAATTACTTATTAGAAAATAGCGAATGTCATATTATGATGTATGGAACAGAAACTATTGGAATAAATCTTCCAAATACGGTAGAATTAGAAGTCAAAGAAACAGAACCAGGAATTAAAGGAGATACATCATCAGGGGGATCAAAACCTGCTGTTATGGAAACAGGGTTAGTTGTCCAAGTACCATTCTTTATTAATGCTGGTGACCGTTTGATTATTAATACATCCGACGGGTCATATGTTTCTCGTGCATAG
- a CDS encoding Asp23/Gls24 family envelope stress response protein yields MSENKNLVLSNQNQAIDGEIVVAPEVIEVIVGIAASKVSGVYGMRGNLASNVAELFGSSVHDKGVYLTTDAGKIKIDLYCFLNYGVSVPKTAIDMQEKVKQQVLYMTDLEIAEVNVHVVGVVPEKTTLPDLNELFDSEDEED; encoded by the coding sequence ATGTCAGAAAATAAAAATTTGGTATTAAGTAACCAAAATCAAGCGATTGATGGAGAAATTGTTGTTGCTCCTGAAGTCATAGAAGTTATTGTTGGTATTGCTGCATCCAAAGTATCTGGTGTTTATGGTATGCGCGGTAACTTAGCATCTAATGTTGCTGAACTTTTTGGAAGTTCTGTTCATGACAAAGGTGTGTATTTAACAACTGATGCTGGCAAGATTAAAATTGACCTGTATTGCTTCTTGAATTATGGTGTATCAGTGCCTAAAACAGCCATTGATATGCAAGAAAAGGTGAAACAACAGGTTCTTTATATGACAGATTTAGAGATAGCAGAAGTAAATGTCCATGTTGTTGGCGTTGTTCCTGAAAAAACAACATTGCCAGATTTAAATGAATTATTTGATTCAGAAGATGAGGAAGATTAG
- a CDS encoding O-methyltransferase: protein MRNEMMYRPVLKDEIIELLRHRQPEISGKVGKVQEEAKETGVPVIPNETATFLRFFLKQIKAKNVLEIGTAIGFSASLMIEAMGKDSHVTTIDRFDVMIRRAKNTFEQLEIEDQVTLLEGDAKDLLGTLDGPYDFIFMDSAKSKYIEFLPECLRLVKTGGVIMIDDVFQAGTVMHDIKDIPKSQRTIYRKLNQLYDTVLGNDDLSVTILPLGDGVLMISKEVDNVQLKIDKGM, encoded by the coding sequence ATGAGAAATGAAATGATGTATCGTCCAGTTTTAAAAGATGAAATAATAGAATTGCTTAGGCATAGACAACCAGAAATTAGTGGTAAAGTAGGGAAAGTCCAAGAAGAAGCTAAAGAGACAGGAGTACCTGTTATTCCAAATGAAACAGCCACGTTTTTACGCTTTTTCTTAAAACAAATTAAAGCAAAAAATGTTTTGGAAATTGGTACTGCTATTGGTTTTTCTGCTAGTTTGATGATAGAGGCTATGGGAAAAGATAGTCACGTGACGACGATTGACCGATTTGACGTTATGATTAGGCGAGCAAAGAATACATTTGAACAATTAGAAATTGAAGATCAAGTAACTTTACTAGAAGGTGACGCAAAAGATTTATTAGGAACACTTGATGGGCCATATGATTTTATTTTTATGGATAGTGCAAAATCAAAGTATATTGAATTTTTACCAGAATGTTTAAGGTTAGTAAAAACAGGTGGCGTGATTATGATTGATGACGTATTTCAAGCGGGAACAGTCATGCATGATATAAAGGATATACCTAAGAGCCAGCGAACTATTTATCGAAAATTAAATCAATTGTATGATACTGTACTAGGAAATGATGACTTATCTGTCACGATTCTTCCTTTAGGAGATGGTGTGTTAATGATTTCAAAAGAAGTGGATAATGTACAATTAAAAATTGACAAGGGAATGTGA
- the rplU gene encoding 50S ribosomal protein L21 — protein MYAIVKTGGKQVKVEVGQAIYVEKLDVEAGGKVVFDEVVLVGGESTKVGTPLVEGATVEGTVEKQGKQKKVVTYKYKPKKDSHRKQGHRQPYTKVMIEAINA, from the coding sequence ATGTACGCTATTGTAAAAACTGGTGGAAAACAAGTTAAAGTAGAAGTAGGTCAAGCAATTTACGTTGAAAAATTAGACGTAGAAGCTGGCGGTAAAGTTGTGTTTGATGAAGTCGTTTTAGTAGGTGGAGAATCAACAAAAGTTGGAACACCACTTGTTGAAGGAGCAACTGTTGAAGGAACTGTTGAAAAACAAGGAAAACAAAAGAAAGTTGTTACTTACAAATATAAACCTAAAAAAGACAGTCATCGTAAACAAGGTCATCGTCAACCTTATACAAAAGTTATGATTGAAGCAATTAATGCCTAA
- a CDS encoding ribosomal-processing cysteine protease Prp: MIQAKFKQTETGDFLSFEMDGHAESGPYGYDIVCAAASVLSINTINSINELADYMPIYEMESGYLYFERLDSLSDNQIDITNLLVHSLLIGLRSIETDNQAFIQVKLSQGGANPC, encoded by the coding sequence GTGATACAGGCTAAATTTAAGCAAACTGAGACCGGTGACTTTTTATCATTTGAAATGGATGGACATGCTGAATCAGGTCCTTATGGATATGATATAGTGTGTGCAGCAGCATCTGTTTTGTCAATTAATACGATAAATAGTATTAACGAACTAGCAGACTATATGCCTATTTACGAAATGGAGTCAGGATATCTTTATTTTGAAAGATTGGATTCTTTATCAGATAATCAAATTGATATAACAAATTTATTGGTTCACAGTTTATTAATTGGGCTACGCTCAATTGAAACTGATAATCAAGCATTTATACAAGTTAAACTCAGTCAAGGAGGTGCAAATCCATGTTAA
- the folD gene encoding bifunctional methylenetetrahydrofolate dehydrogenase/methenyltetrahydrofolate cyclohydrolase FolD, translating into MTVILDGKALANKMQEDLANEVTEWKNKGYRIPTLVVILIGEDSASKVYVKNKEKSAQKIGFNSIVRRLDITIKEEDLLSIIESYNQDDSVDGILVQLPLPKHIDEEKVLLAIDPRKDVDGFHPLNVGKLFVGDPDMHPCTPYGIITLLKEHNIQLAGKKVVIIGRSNIVGKPLIHMMLNEDATVTIAHSKTKNLKNETLTADVLVAAIGQAEFITSDYVKEGAVVVDVGMNRNSEGKLVGDVDYQDVLPKVSAITPVPGGVGPMTITMLMEQTMNQGRKYCGEEKE; encoded by the coding sequence ATGACAGTAATTTTGGATGGGAAAGCATTAGCGAACAAAATGCAAGAAGATTTAGCCAATGAAGTGACAGAATGGAAAAATAAAGGTTATCGTATACCAACACTTGTGGTCATTTTAATCGGAGAAGATAGTGCAAGTAAGGTATATGTTAAAAATAAAGAGAAATCAGCACAAAAAATAGGATTTAATTCAATTGTGAGACGATTAGATATAACGATTAAAGAAGAAGATCTTTTATCAATTATTGAATCATACAATCAAGATGATTCAGTGGATGGAATTTTAGTACAACTACCACTACCAAAACATATAGATGAAGAAAAAGTATTATTAGCCATTGATCCTAGAAAGGATGTGGATGGTTTCCATCCTTTAAATGTTGGAAAATTATTTGTAGGAGATCCAGACATGCATCCATGTACTCCATATGGCATTATTACTTTGTTAAAAGAGCATAATATTCAACTTGCTGGGAAAAAAGTTGTGATTATCGGTCGAAGTAATATCGTCGGTAAACCATTGATACATATGATGTTAAATGAGGATGCGACTGTGACAATTGCTCATTCAAAAACAAAAAATTTGAAAAATGAAACGCTAACGGCAGACGTGTTGGTAGCTGCAATTGGACAAGCCGAATTTATCACATCAGATTATGTGAAAGAAGGAGCCGTTGTGGTTGATGTTGGAATGAATCGTAATAGTGAGGGCAAATTAGTTGGAGATGTTGATTACCAAGATGTATTGCCAAAAGTTAGTGCCATCACACCTGTTCCAGGAGGCGTTGGACCAATGACTATAACGATGTTAATGGAGCAAACCATGAACCAGGGAAGAAAGTATTGCGGTGAAGAAAAAGAATGA
- a CDS encoding polyprenyl synthetase family protein, whose translation MTNYSDFVAMNAPKIEQSICEFLQKETIGEELTKSMIYSIKAGGKKFRPLLFLATLDLLDYSITQSEYDVASSLEMVHTYSLIHDDLPAMDDDDLRRGMPTNHIEFGEALAILAGDGLLTEAFHLLSLADIDPEKLVKIMGILSASAGTKGMIAGQVEDIQAENRQVSLEGLQKIHEKKTGALIKSAVEMACIIADATIVVQDKLEQYATALGIAFQIRDDLLDVIGDETLIGKHTGSDEKLNKSTYVSLLGLSGAKEAFYEQCDEAQEALNQVKLELKRPINDLTILDEILKELKEIV comes from the coding sequence ATGACAAATTATTCTGATTTTGTCGCAATGAATGCACCAAAGATTGAACAAAGCATCTGTGAGTTTCTTCAGAAAGAAACGATTGGAGAAGAATTAACTAAGTCAATGATTTATTCTATTAAAGCGGGTGGAAAAAAATTTCGTCCACTTCTTTTTTTAGCAACGTTAGATTTATTGGATTACTCTATTACACAGTCTGAATATGATGTGGCAAGTTCACTTGAAATGGTTCATACCTATTCGTTGATTCATGATGATTTGCCAGCGATGGATGATGATGACTTACGTCGTGGAATGCCAACAAATCATATTGAATTTGGAGAAGCATTAGCTATTTTGGCAGGAGACGGGTTGTTAACTGAAGCGTTTCACTTATTATCTTTGGCTGATATTGACCCTGAAAAGCTAGTTAAAATCATGGGAATATTATCAGCTAGTGCTGGTACAAAAGGAATGATTGCAGGACAAGTAGAAGATATACAGGCTGAAAATAGGCAAGTTTCCTTAGAAGGGTTACAGAAAATTCATGAGAAAAAAACAGGAGCACTAATAAAAAGTGCTGTCGAAATGGCTTGTATTATAGCTGACGCTACTATCGTTGTCCAGGATAAACTAGAACAGTATGCAACTGCTTTAGGGATTGCATTTCAAATCCGTGATGATTTACTTGATGTTATTGGAGATGAGACGTTAATCGGTAAACACACTGGTAGTGATGAAAAGTTAAATAAATCAACTTATGTGTCCCTATTGGGATTATCTGGTGCTAAAGAAGCTTTTTATGAGCAATGTGATGAGGCGCAAGAAGCATTGAATCAAGTCAAATTAGAATTAAAACGACCAATAAATGATTTGACAATATTAGATGAAATACTAAAAGAATTGAAGGAAATAGTATGA
- a CDS encoding TetR/AcrR family transcriptional regulator, which translates to MGKIDPRVIKTRKKLRQAFLDLLKTRSLSEMNIKDLTNQAGVTRGTFYLHYRDKDTFIETIMEEIIEDFYESVVEYIPYQGDEEKQIPRIVLDRVFAYIGNSPEFFVTLLNENDAEDYRVLFSERLYDYVLAHVNYGNSIPVRKMPKELVNNFVVYSLLGISNAWVNEGQIYANHYIAAMVSKMYRSELFIEVGLSDFFVSETL; encoded by the coding sequence ATGGGGAAAATCGATCCACGAGTCATTAAAACTCGTAAAAAATTAAGACAAGCTTTTCTAGATTTGTTAAAAACACGTAGTTTAAGTGAAATGAACATCAAAGATTTAACAAATCAAGCAGGTGTTACTAGAGGTACTTTTTATTTACATTATCGAGATAAAGATACATTTATCGAAACCATTATGGAAGAAATCATTGAAGATTTCTATGAATCAGTAGTGGAATACATTCCTTATCAAGGTGATGAAGAAAAACAAATTCCACGAATCGTTTTAGATCGTGTGTTTGCTTATATTGGTAACTCACCAGAATTTTTCGTAACGTTACTAAATGAAAACGATGCAGAGGATTACCGCGTATTATTTAGTGAACGTTTGTATGACTATGTATTAGCTCATGTGAACTATGGTAACTCTATTCCAGTTAGAAAAATGCCAAAAGAATTGGTAAATAACTTTGTTGTTTACTCATTGCTAGGTATTTCAAATGCTTGGGTTAATGAAGGTCAAATTTATGCGAATCATTATATTGCCGCAATGGTATCAAAAATGTATCGCTCTGAATTGTTTATTGAAGTTGGATTGTCTGACTTTTTTGTATCTGAAACACTCTAA
- a CDS encoding TlyA family RNA methyltransferase, translating into MKEKVGKERVDVLLVQQGLCETREKAKRTVMAGLVCDEKNIRYDKPGEKIPTTTELRLKGQVMKYVSRGGLKLEKAIEVFNIDFSNRTLLDIGSSTGGFTDVALQNGAMMSYALDVGSNQLAWKLRQDERVEVMEKTNFRYSKLSDFKLGQPNIATIDVSFISLKLIIPVLRDIISEDGEVVALIKPQFEAGKEQVGKKGIIRDKKVHMDVLNKMISMMTESQFDVVQLDYSPITGGEGNIEFLAYLKPCQTTGNYLGREIPEELVERAHNHLNE; encoded by the coding sequence ATGAAAGAAAAAGTAGGAAAAGAACGTGTTGATGTTCTTTTAGTGCAACAAGGACTGTGTGAAACAAGAGAAAAAGCAAAACGGACAGTTATGGCTGGTTTAGTTTGTGATGAAAAAAATATTCGCTATGACAAACCCGGAGAAAAAATTCCGACTACAACTGAACTTAGATTAAAAGGGCAAGTAATGAAATATGTGTCTCGTGGTGGATTGAAACTAGAAAAAGCAATTGAAGTATTTAATATTGATTTTTCAAATCGAACCTTATTGGATATTGGGTCATCAACTGGGGGATTTACTGATGTTGCCTTACAAAATGGGGCAATGATGAGTTACGCTCTGGATGTCGGTTCTAATCAACTCGCATGGAAATTAAGACAAGATGAACGTGTTGAAGTCATGGAAAAAACGAATTTTAGATATTCTAAGTTATCGGATTTTAAATTAGGTCAACCCAATATTGCCACAATTGATGTCTCGTTTATTTCATTAAAATTGATTATTCCAGTATTACGAGACATCATTTCGGAAGATGGAGAAGTTGTGGCATTGATTAAACCACAATTTGAAGCAGGAAAAGAACAAGTGGGAAAAAAGGGAATTATTCGAGATAAAAAAGTGCATATGGATGTATTGAATAAAATGATCAGTATGATGACGGAATCTCAATTTGATGTCGTGCAGTTAGATTATTCTCCAATTACTGGCGGTGAAGGGAATATAGAGTTTCTTGCTTACTTAAAACCTTGCCAAACAACCGGAAATTATCTGGGACGTGAAATACCAGAAGAGTTAGTAGAAAGAGCCCACAATCACTTGAATGAATAA
- a CDS encoding arginine repressor, producing the protein MRKSERQKLIKKIIFEENVGKQEELVIILKERGIPVTQATVSRDIKELNLIKQVDENGVFKYFLPKNDTAEKRRLEKMMGTSFISIDTMDNLVNLQLEPGVGVIIGKLVEFVYEESLFTVVSNDDKLLIITRTHEQARMLEREILSMT; encoded by the coding sequence ATGAGAAAATCCGAACGACAAAAACTAATAAAAAAAATAATATTTGAGGAAAATGTTGGGAAACAAGAAGAGCTAGTTATAATTTTAAAAGAGCGGGGGATACCTGTCACACAAGCAACTGTATCAAGAGACATTAAAGAATTAAATTTAATTAAACAAGTTGATGAAAATGGGGTTTTTAAATATTTTTTACCTAAAAATGACACAGCTGAAAAGCGTCGTTTAGAAAAAATGATGGGAACATCATTTATCAGTATTGACACGATGGACAATTTAGTGAATCTCCAATTAGAGCCTGGGGTTGGAGTAATTATTGGTAAATTAGTCGAGTTTGTTTATGAAGAAAGTTTATTTACTGTTGTATCTAACGATGATAAATTACTGATTATTACGCGAACCCATGAACAAGCGCGTATGTTAGAAAGAGAAATTTTATCTATGACATAA
- the xseA gene encoding exodeoxyribonuclease VII large subunit: MTGKNYLTVTALTRYLKRKFEADPYLEKVYLTGEVSNFRPRANSHQYFSLKDEKAKLSAVMFKGAYQKLKFQPEEGMKVLVVGRISLYEASGNYQIYIDHMEPDGVGALYQAYEQLKSLLNQEGLFKESHKQPLIKYPKRIAVVTSPSGAVIKDIITTIQRRYPIAQLVLFPTKVQGDDASKEIAQRIREINEIGSFDTMIVGRGGGSIEDLWSFNTEEVVRAVFESRTPVISSVGHETDTTLTDLVADVRAATPTAAAELAVPVLKEELIKIREKQMRLYNALNNQLKHKRANYDKLSQSVMFKQPNRLYEAFYLQLDGLDRRLKQTITNTLHEKQTQWQKQSEKLMLKNPSEQIKRRHQELTFFEQSLNRSMQQLLLNKEKHFYQAAESLDLLSPLKTMSRGYSYVTKQQHIVKSVSDVKIEDEVTLNVSDGKIITIVKEIESDGMI; the protein is encoded by the coding sequence ATGACGGGAAAAAATTATTTAACAGTAACAGCCTTAACAAGGTATTTAAAACGAAAATTTGAAGCAGATCCTTATTTGGAGAAAGTTTATTTAACTGGAGAAGTATCAAATTTTAGACCTAGAGCAAACAGTCATCAATATTTTAGCTTGAAGGATGAAAAAGCTAAATTATCTGCGGTGATGTTTAAAGGTGCTTATCAAAAATTAAAATTTCAACCAGAAGAAGGCATGAAAGTTTTAGTAGTTGGTCGAATTTCTCTTTATGAAGCATCAGGAAATTATCAAATTTATATTGATCATATGGAACCAGATGGTGTAGGAGCTCTCTATCAAGCCTATGAACAGCTTAAAAGTTTACTAAATCAAGAAGGGCTATTTAAAGAAAGTCATAAACAACCATTAATTAAATATCCTAAACGTATTGCAGTTGTCACTAGTCCTAGTGGCGCGGTAATTAAAGATATTATCACAACTATTCAAAGACGTTATCCGATTGCGCAACTCGTTTTATTTCCAACAAAAGTTCAAGGAGACGATGCCTCTAAAGAAATTGCTCAACGGATTAGAGAAATTAATGAGATAGGAAGTTTTGATACCATGATTGTTGGTCGTGGTGGAGGTTCTATTGAGGATTTATGGTCTTTTAATACGGAGGAAGTTGTAAGGGCGGTATTCGAATCCAGAACGCCTGTTATTTCATCTGTCGGGCATGAAACAGATACGACACTGACTGATTTAGTGGCCGATGTTAGAGCAGCAACACCTACTGCAGCTGCAGAATTAGCAGTTCCAGTATTAAAAGAAGAGTTAATAAAAATTCGTGAAAAACAAATGCGTTTATACAATGCATTAAATAATCAGTTGAAACATAAACGGGCTAACTATGATAAATTGAGTCAGTCAGTGATGTTTAAGCAACCGAATAGATTATACGAAGCCTTTTACTTACAATTAGATGGTTTAGACAGACGTTTGAAACAAACCATTACAAATACATTGCATGAAAAACAAACGCAGTGGCAAAAGCAATCTGAAAAATTAATGCTTAAAAATCCTTCAGAACAAATAAAAAGACGTCATCAAGAGCTTACTTTTTTTGAACAATCACTTAATCGTTCGATGCAACAGCTGTTACTTAATAAAGAAAAGCATTTTTATCAAGCGGCTGAATCACTTGATTTATTAAGTCCTTTAAAAACAATGAGCAGAGGATATAGTTATGTTACGAAACAACAACATATTGTAAAAAGCGTATCAGATGTTAAAATTGAAGATGAAGTGACGTTAAATGTATCAGATGGTAAAATAATAACAATTGTAAAAGAAATAGAAAGCGATGGGATGATATGA
- a CDS encoding exodeoxyribonuclease VII small subunit, which yields MTKEKQTFEESMEELETIIKGLESGDVPLEIALEEFQRGVELSKQCQETLANAEKTLTKVMSQDGQEIEFESKGE from the coding sequence ATGACCAAAGAAAAACAAACGTTTGAAGAATCAATGGAAGAGTTAGAAACGATTATTAAAGGACTTGAATCAGGAGATGTTCCGTTAGAAATAGCTTTAGAAGAATTTCAACGTGGTGTAGAATTAAGTAAGCAGTGCCAAGAAACATTAGCTAATGCAGAAAAGACCTTAACAAAAGTCATGAGTCAAGATGGTCAAGAAATAGAGTTTGAATCTAAAGGAGAGTAA